One Deinococcus grandis DNA window includes the following coding sequences:
- a CDS encoding transposase, giving the protein MNGRKHHLIVDTQGLLLGVTVTAANISDREGGKVLLRQVHLSQPQWSLHLFVDGGYAGPWEAWVKTTLGFSVEVVRRADANTRRYWLPVGQELTEEQIKTFRGYRTFKVLRKRWVVERSFAWLSFDRRLNREYDLLPSTTAAFIVVSFVRLMIRRLAAFAGEQPSPARK; this is encoded by the coding sequence ATCAACGGACGAAAGCATCACCTGATCGTGGATACGCAGGGGTTGTTGCTGGGTGTCACCGTCACGGCAGCGAACATCAGCGACCGCGAGGGTGGGAAGGTGTTGCTGCGACAGGTGCACCTGTCGCAGCCGCAGTGGTCACTCCATCTGTTCGTGGATGGAGGGTATGCCGGGCCGTGGGAGGCGTGGGTGAAGACCACTCTGGGGTTCAGCGTGGAAGTGGTACGGCGTGCGGATGCCAACACCCGAAGGTATTGGCTGCCTGTGGGACAGGAATTGACGGAGGAACAGATCAAGACGTTCAGGGGGTATCGGACGTTCAAGGTGCTGCGCAAGCGGTGGGTGGTGGAGCGGAGCTTCGCGTGGTTGTCGTTTGATCGTCGCTTGAACCGGGAGTATGACCTGCTGCCGAGTACAACGGCGGCGTTCATCGTTGTGTCGTTTGTTCGGCTTATGATTCGCAGACTCGCGGCGTTCGCTGGTGAACAGCCGTCACCAGCTCGAAAATGA
- a CDS encoding transposase produces the protein MTRHRHYPSDTSDAEWAILCPLIPAPQPGGRPARIHRRDVVDAIFYITRGGVSWRMLPADFPHWKTVYSYFRQWKLDGVWLRVNDALRTQTRTAMGRNARPTAGVVDSRSVRTSQKGGSEGTTGARRSTDESIT, from the coding sequence ATGACTCGGCACCGACACTACCCCAGCGATACCAGTGACGCTGAATGGGCCATCCTCTGCCCACTGATTCCCGCGCCTCAACCAGGCGGACGTCCAGCACGCATCCATCGCCGGGATGTCGTTGATGCCATCTTCTACATCACACGTGGCGGCGTGTCCTGGCGCATGTTGCCTGCCGATTTTCCGCACTGGAAGACGGTGTACAGCTACTTCCGGCAGTGGAAGCTCGATGGCGTCTGGCTGCGCGTCAATGACGCGCTGCGCACCCAGACTCGAACGGCCATGGGCCGCAACGCCCGCCCAACGGCGGGCGTCGTGGATTCCCGAAGTGTGAGGACCTCCCAAAAAGGGGGGTCAGAGGGTACGACGGGGGCAAGAAGATCAACGGACGAAAGCATCACCTGA
- a CDS encoding SDR family NAD(P)-dependent oxidoreductase encodes MTQPAPKNRPAPSTALITGASSGIGEQIAMALAARGSHLILVARSEGPLNALADTLRARHSVQVHVLPQDLTRPHAAHDLLKRTQALNLNVDILVNNAGFADYGEFSELDVQKQLDMIQVNITDLTELTHAYLSGMRARGRGRVLNIASTAAFLPGPLMAVYYATKAYVLSFSEALHEELRGTGVSVTAACPGPVETGFQAAANMGGSRLLRDRLTRAAILPAREVAAQAVTAMLRGEAVHVIGTVNRLQTLLPRLLPRRVLPPLIRRIQGQH; translated from the coding sequence ATGACCCAGCCCGCCCCCAAGAACCGGCCTGCCCCCAGCACCGCGCTGATCACCGGCGCCAGCAGCGGCATCGGCGAACAGATCGCCATGGCACTCGCCGCGCGCGGCAGCCACCTGATCCTCGTCGCCCGCAGCGAGGGACCGCTGAACGCCCTGGCCGACACCCTCCGCGCCCGGCACAGCGTGCAGGTCCACGTCCTCCCGCAGGACCTCACCCGGCCCCACGCCGCCCACGACCTCCTGAAGCGCACCCAGGCCCTGAACCTGAACGTGGACATCCTCGTGAACAACGCAGGCTTCGCCGACTACGGCGAATTCAGCGAACTGGACGTCCAGAAGCAGCTCGACATGATCCAGGTGAACATCACCGACCTGACCGAACTCACCCACGCGTACCTGAGCGGCATGCGCGCCCGGGGCCGGGGCCGCGTGCTGAACATCGCCAGCACCGCCGCGTTCCTCCCGGGGCCGCTGATGGCCGTGTACTACGCCACCAAGGCCTACGTCCTGAGCTTCAGCGAGGCCCTGCACGAGGAACTGCGCGGCACCGGCGTCAGCGTCACCGCCGCCTGCCCCGGCCCCGTCGAGACCGGCTTCCAGGCCGCCGCGAACATGGGCGGCAGCCGCCTGCTGCGCGACCGCCTGACCCGCGCCGCGATCCTCCCCGCCCGCGAGGTCGCCGCGCAGGCCGTGACCGCCATGCTGCGCGGCGAGGCCGTGCACGTCATCGGGACCGTCAACCGCCTCCAGACGCTGCTGCCCCGCCTGCTGCCCCGGCGCGTCCTGCCCCCGCTGATCCGCCGCATCCAGGGCCAGCACTGA
- a CDS encoding TetR family transcriptional regulator — MVTQVRARSDVAKQERRAQILTATRTLWHTHRYPDLTLNAIAEQVHLTKAALFAYFPSKEDLFLSLYETLLDEFFHDLNRHLDLGGTHTPATLARTLGSLTLAHPDLARLIPLLAGILEHNISAERAHAHKTRVAAHLNATAPRLQRALPGLRGDAPARLLTYTQALIAGLQPMSDPSPAVREALRDSPLGALHLSLDTALPDALTALITGLTTAPEA, encoded by the coding sequence ATGGTTACCCAAGTGCGCGCCCGCAGCGACGTTGCAAAGCAGGAACGCCGCGCGCAGATCCTCACTGCCACCCGAACCCTGTGGCACACCCACCGCTACCCCGACCTCACCCTGAACGCCATCGCCGAACAGGTCCACCTCACCAAGGCCGCCCTGTTCGCGTACTTCCCCAGCAAGGAAGACCTGTTCCTCAGCCTGTACGAGACCCTGCTCGACGAGTTCTTCCACGACCTGAACCGCCACCTCGACCTGGGCGGCACCCACACCCCCGCCACGCTGGCCCGCACCCTGGGCAGCCTCACCCTGGCCCATCCGGACCTCGCCCGGCTGATCCCGCTCCTGGCGGGCATCCTGGAACACAACATCAGCGCCGAACGCGCCCACGCCCACAAGACCCGCGTCGCGGCGCACCTGAACGCCACCGCGCCCCGGCTCCAGCGCGCGCTGCCTGGGCTGCGCGGCGACGCCCCCGCCCGCCTGCTGACGTACACCCAGGCGCTCATCGCGGGCCTGCAACCCATGAGCGACCCCTCGCCCGCCGTGCGCGAGGCCCTGCGCGACTCCCCGCTGGGCGCGCTGCACCTCAGCCTGGACACCGCGCTGCCCGACGCCCTGACCGCCCTGATCACCGGCCTGACCACCGCACCGGAGGCATAA
- the galE gene encoding UDP-glucose 4-epimerase GalE has product MKILVVGGAGYIGSHTVRQLRRAGHEVVVFDNLSSGHAEALPADVPLVRGDLLDADAVRAALNAHQPDAVIHFAALIEVGESMRAPARYYRNNVVGSLNLLQGIVETRKIPLVFSSTAAVYGTTDLVPIPENAAMQPESVYGETKLMTEHMIHAFHTAHGLPYTVLRYFNVCGAAPEGDIGEAHAGKSHLIEMAALTALGQREKMLIFGDDYPTPDGTCIRDYVHVQDLADAHVLAVEALLSGQRRDGTFNVGLGHGFSVKEVLDTVDEVVGTPLNRELAPRRAGDPPRLVADATRIREELGFKPQFTDLKDIVQTAWNWHKGHPHDFKK; this is encoded by the coding sequence ATGAAGATTCTGGTCGTGGGCGGCGCGGGGTACATCGGGTCTCACACGGTGCGGCAGCTGCGCCGCGCCGGGCATGAGGTCGTCGTGTTCGACAACCTGTCCAGCGGGCACGCCGAGGCCCTGCCCGCCGACGTGCCCCTGGTGCGCGGCGACCTGCTGGACGCGGACGCCGTGCGCGCGGCGCTGAACGCCCACCAGCCCGACGCCGTCATCCACTTCGCCGCGCTGATCGAGGTGGGGGAGAGTATGCGCGCCCCGGCCCGCTACTACCGCAACAACGTCGTCGGCAGCCTGAACCTGCTGCAGGGCATCGTGGAGACCCGCAAGATCCCGCTGGTGTTCTCCTCCACGGCCGCCGTGTACGGCACCACCGACCTCGTGCCCATCCCCGAGAACGCCGCCATGCAGCCCGAGAGCGTGTACGGCGAGACGAAACTCATGACCGAGCACATGATCCACGCCTTCCACACGGCGCACGGCCTGCCGTACACGGTGCTGCGGTACTTCAACGTGTGCGGCGCCGCGCCCGAGGGTGACATCGGCGAGGCGCACGCGGGCAAGAGCCACCTGATCGAGATGGCCGCCCTGACCGCCCTGGGCCAGCGCGAGAAGATGCTGATCTTCGGCGACGACTACCCCACCCCCGACGGCACCTGCATCCGCGACTACGTGCACGTGCAGGACCTCGCCGATGCGCACGTCCTCGCCGTGGAGGCCCTGCTGAGTGGGCAGCGCCGTGACGGCACCTTCAACGTGGGCCTGGGCCACGGCTTCAGCGTCAAGGAGGTGCTCGACACCGTGGACGAGGTCGTCGGCACGCCCCTGAACCGCGAACTCGCCCCCCGCCGCGCCGGGGACCCGCCCCGCCTCGTGGCGGACGCCACCCGCATCCGCGAGGAACTCGGCTTCAAGCCGCAGTTCACGGACCTCAAGGACATCGTGCAGACCGCCTGGAACTGGCACAAGGGTCACCCACACGACTTCAAAAAATGA
- a CDS encoding LacI family DNA-binding transcriptional regulator, translated as MPPAKPVPTGPRAASRPTLRDVARTLGVSVATVSNAYNRPDQLSEDLRGRILAAARDLGYQGPDPLARSLRRGRTGVLGVVYDAPLDYAFADPAAALFLGSVTRAVHDRDLNVLLLAAPHDPQADATLAVRNASVDGFIVYCAAEGSPLLRAVLDRALPTVLVDQDPQAGSAHVGIDDAGGAQAAAAHLLALGHRQLGALCLELAGDRHPGPVSPAREAQVAYRTTAQRIRGYRAATANHPDAALHLMEAGQNTPADGEALTLDLLRAHPEVTGVVCMSDVLAQGALRAAATLGLSVPGDLSVIGYDDLPSSGALNLTTVWQPTPDKGAAVGAAILALLDGQVPAPVTLPTRLVVRGSTAPPRPTAAPGA; from the coding sequence ATGCCCCCCGCCAAGCCAGTCCCCACCGGGCCGCGCGCCGCCAGCCGACCCACCCTGCGGGACGTGGCACGCACGCTGGGCGTCAGCGTCGCCACCGTCAGCAACGCCTACAACCGCCCGGACCAGCTCAGCGAGGACCTGCGGGGCCGCATCCTGGCCGCCGCCCGCGACCTGGGCTACCAGGGCCCCGACCCCCTGGCCCGCAGCCTGCGCCGGGGCCGCACCGGCGTGCTCGGCGTCGTGTACGACGCGCCGCTGGATTACGCCTTCGCCGACCCGGCCGCCGCGCTGTTCCTCGGCAGCGTCACCCGCGCCGTTCACGACCGCGACCTGAACGTCCTGCTGCTCGCCGCGCCGCACGACCCGCAGGCCGACGCCACCCTGGCCGTCCGGAACGCCAGCGTGGACGGCTTCATCGTGTACTGCGCCGCCGAGGGCAGCCCGCTGCTGCGCGCCGTGCTGGACCGCGCCCTGCCCACCGTGCTCGTCGATCAGGACCCGCAGGCGGGCAGCGCCCACGTGGGCATCGACGACGCCGGGGGCGCGCAGGCCGCCGCCGCGCACCTGCTGGCCCTGGGGCACCGGCAGCTGGGCGCGCTGTGCCTGGAACTCGCCGGGGACCGCCACCCCGGCCCGGTCAGCCCCGCGCGCGAGGCGCAGGTCGCGTACCGCACCACCGCGCAGCGCATCCGCGGTTACCGCGCCGCCACGGCCAATCACCCGGACGCCGCGCTGCACCTTATGGAGGCCGGGCAGAACACCCCCGCCGACGGCGAGGCCCTGACCCTGGATCTGCTGCGCGCCCACCCGGAGGTCACGGGCGTCGTGTGCATGAGTGACGTCCTCGCGCAGGGGGCGCTGCGGGCCGCCGCCACCCTCGGCCTGAGCGTCCCCGGCGACCTCAGCGTGATCGGCTACGACGATCTGCCCAGCTCCGGCGCGCTGAACCTCACGACCGTGTGGCAGCCCACCCCGGATAAGGGCGCGGCGGTCGGCGCGGCCATCCTCGCCCTGCTGGACGGGCAGGTACCCGCCCCGGTCACCCTTCCGACCCGGCTGGTCGTGCGCGGCAGCACCGCCCCACCCAGACCAACCGCCGCCCCAGGCGCCTGA
- a CDS encoding MFS transporter → MTTAAPATTPQPHAEAARRALNTVFMVNGAVFATWAVNIPGVRDGLSLTPAQIGVALLASGIGAVISMSLVGRWIARWGSAPVTRVATVLFLLSLLLPVLAPSLPALIAALAILGATNGVMDVAMNAQGVTVERTLGRPIMSRLHAYFSLGSLLGAGAGSLLIGRVSIPLHAGLVVATTLLLAAVTLRLLIPDPAGDTPQQGTQTTATPAGPVLTLPVLLLGLLCFLGMLAEGANYDWAALYFRDVLNVPGGAAGLGYAAFVATMTLGRWFGDLGRARLGDEQIVRIGSLVTAVGLAVALLWRDPVPATLGFALSGLGLSNVVPVMYGTAGHALAGRGIAAVAAIGYGGFLLGPPAIGFVADHVGLGWALGIALGSAALITLLGGRAFALIRR, encoded by the coding sequence ATGACCACCGCCGCCCCCGCCACCACCCCCCAGCCCCACGCCGAAGCCGCCCGCCGCGCCCTGAACACCGTCTTCATGGTGAACGGCGCCGTGTTCGCCACCTGGGCCGTGAACATCCCCGGCGTGCGCGACGGGCTGAGCCTCACCCCCGCGCAGATCGGCGTGGCCCTGCTCGCCAGCGGCATCGGCGCCGTGATCAGCATGAGCCTCGTGGGCCGCTGGATCGCCCGCTGGGGCAGCGCGCCCGTCACCCGCGTCGCCACCGTGCTGTTCCTCCTCAGCCTGCTGCTGCCCGTCCTCGCGCCCAGCCTCCCCGCCCTGATCGCCGCGCTGGCGATCCTGGGCGCCACGAACGGCGTCATGGACGTCGCCATGAACGCCCAGGGCGTCACGGTCGAACGCACCCTGGGCCGCCCGATCATGAGCCGCCTGCACGCCTACTTCAGCCTGGGCAGCCTGCTCGGCGCTGGGGCCGGCAGCCTCCTGATCGGCCGCGTGTCCATCCCCCTGCACGCCGGTCTCGTGGTCGCCACGACCCTCCTGCTGGCCGCCGTCACGCTGCGCCTCCTGATCCCCGACCCCGCCGGGGACACCCCGCAGCAGGGCACCCAGACCACCGCCACCCCAGCGGGCCCGGTGCTGACCCTCCCGGTGCTGCTGCTGGGCCTGCTGTGCTTCCTGGGCATGCTCGCCGAGGGTGCCAACTACGACTGGGCCGCGCTGTACTTCCGCGACGTCCTGAACGTCCCCGGCGGCGCCGCCGGACTCGGCTACGCCGCGTTCGTGGCCACCATGACCCTGGGCCGCTGGTTCGGCGACCTGGGCCGCGCCCGCCTCGGCGACGAACAGATCGTCCGCATCGGCTCCCTGGTCACCGCCGTCGGCCTCGCCGTGGCGCTGCTGTGGCGCGACCCGGTGCCCGCCACGCTCGGCTTCGCCCTCTCGGGCCTGGGCCTGAGCAACGTCGTGCCCGTCATGTACGGCACCGCCGGGCACGCCCTCGCCGGGCGCGGCATCGCCGCCGTCGCCGCCATCGGATACGGCGGGTTCCTGCTCGGACCGCCCGCCATCGGCTTCGTCGCCGACCACGTCGGCCTCGGCTGGGCGCTCGGCATCGCCCTGGGCAGCGCCGCGCTGATCACCCTGCTCGGCGGACGCGCCTTCGCGCTGATCCGCCGCTGA